A segment of the Geoglobus ahangari genome:
ACGCCGAGATTCACATCTCCAGCTCTATCCCGTACACCTTCTCGACGTTGTCCTTGCAGATCCTCATCACGAAGTCCTCGTCGAATCCCTTCTGCAGGAGCTCCCTCACCTTTCTCGGCACGGTCTTTGGCCCGAGAACGCTGCCTGGCCTGTCCCTGTCGTCTATGTAGTCCGTCTCCACCAGAAACCTGTCGCCCTGCTGCGCTGCCTTCAGCACGTTGTCACCCATCGCTATAACCGAGGGAAACATCCCGAGCTCCTCGAACTCGTCCACTCTGGCGGGGGAGAAGTGCTTGACAACCCTCTCTCTTTTCAAACCCGCCCTGTCTGCAAGCCTTGCGATCTCCTCCATCCCCTCTCTTGTGTAGCTCTCGGTGTGCAGCTGCACCGCACATCCGGCATCCCTTGCGACCTCAAAGGCGTGCATCATGACCTCGTTGCTCGTCTTCCAGATGTACTCGCTCACCTCGTAGTGGGGTCTGCCGGACTTTATCGCTATCGCCTTCCCCTCTGCCACGTACTCTCCGGCAATCTCCAGAGC
Coding sequences within it:
- a CDS encoding TatD family hydrolase, whose protein sequence is MIVTDNHMHLYNHLRLKALKQFKNAGGTHVLLVSLLSHHYGVFPKSGEDFREIFDQHIELVRKANEIVRAYAVLSVHPAEITILAKRWGVDRAAEIMKEALEIAGEYVAEGKAIAIKSGRPHYEVSEYIWKTSNEVMMHAFEVARDAGCAVQLHTESYTREGMEEIARLADRAGLKRERVVKHFSPARVDEFEELGMFPSVIAMGDNVLKAAQQGDRFLVETDYIDDRDRPGSVLGPKTVPRKVRELLQKGFDEDFVMRICKDNVEKVYGIELEM